One segment of Danaus plexippus chromosome 10, MEX_DaPlex, whole genome shotgun sequence DNA contains the following:
- the LOC116767085 gene encoding cytochrome b5-related protein-like: protein MAPDPERRQVSFPKLKYPLFREEEPKSPQKWIKAKQIQDGAEGFWRIHDSIYDLTEFIPSHPGGSQWLSMTKGTDITEAFETHHINSTAEALLPKYFIKKADSPRNSPFTFKEDGFYKTLKAKVVLKLKDIPGDVRKKSDNVTDFLFVCLVVAGPLCCWLWTKNLIYGAAATLILGLTLCALTICAHNYFHRADSWRMYLFNISGFSYLDWRISHSMSHHLYTNTANDIELSFLEPFLQYLPRPDKPLWAQMGAFFYPVVFLFTSLGCMIKEFVAGILKLDDKKLTLANAIPFVLPIWMWYISGLFLPWTLLVWLATTMISSLFFMIFGLTAGHHAHTNFFEGDVPREETLDWGIHQLDSIIERVDYAGDHFKSLTRFGDHALHHLFPTLDHAELKYLYPTLLEHCEKFETQLRTTTFYNALISQSKQLIRKRPNNFKQKVKQSS, encoded by the exons ATGGCACCTGATCCAGAAAGACGGCAAGTGAGTTTTCCGAAACTAAAATATCCTTTGTTCAGAGAAGAAGAGCCAAAGAGTCCACAAAAATGGATAAAAGCGAAACAGATTCAAGATGGCGCTGAAGGTTTCTGGAGAATTCATGACAGTATTTACGATCTCACCGAATTTATTCCTTCTCATCCTGGGGGCTCGCAGTGGCTTTCAATGACCAag GGTACAGATATTACCGAAGCCTTTGAAACACATCACATAAACAGTACAGCCGAAGCTCTGTTacccaaatattttattaagaaagcCGACTCCCCACGGAATTCACCCTTTACGTTTAAGGAAGATGGGTTTTATAAGACATTGAAAGCAAAAGtcgtgttaaaattaaaagacatACCAGGCGACGTAAGGAAAAAGAGTGACAATGTAACAGATTTTCTCTTTGTATGCCTCGTGGTAGCTGGTCCGCTTTGTTGTTGGCTTTGgacaaagaatttaatatatggagCGGCCGCCACGCTGATTCTCGGTCTAACACTTTGTGCCTTAACAATCTGTGCCCACAACTATTTTCATAGAGCAGATAGCTGGCGGATGTACCTTTTCAATATAAGCGGCTTCTCATACCT tgatTGGCGGATTTCACACTCGATGTCTCATCACTTATACACAAATACAGCAAACGATATAGAATTGAGCTTCTTAGAGCCTTTCTTGCAATACTTACCGAGGCCGGATAAGCCATTATGGGCCCAAATGGGGGCTTTCTTTTACCCCGTCGTATTTTTATTCACGTCACTCGGATGCATGATTAAAGA atttgttgcgggaatattaaaattggatgataaaaaattaactttggCAAATGCCATACCTTTCGTATTGCCGATATGGATGTGGTATATCAGTGGACTGTTTTTACCATGGACTCTGCTGGTTTGGCTGGCTACTACGATGATATCAAGTCTATTCTTCATGATATTCGGTCTCACTGCTGGACACCACGCTCATACAAACTTCTTCGAAGGAGACGTACCGag AGAGGAGACACTCGATTGGGGAATCCATCAACTTGATTCAATAATAGAAAGGGTCGACTACGCGGGAGACCATTTCAAATCGCTCACTCGTTTCGGAGATCATGCCCTTCACCACCTGTTCCCAACGTTAGATCACGCCGAATTGAAGTACCTGTACCCCACATTACTAGAGCACTGTGAGAAATTTGAGACACAGCTTCGAACAACCACCTTCTACAACGCATTGATAAGCCAAAGCAAACAATTAATAAGGAAACGACCTAATAACTTCAAGCAAAAAGTGAAGCAAAGTagttaa